The stretch of DNA GAAGTACAGTCTCATTGGTAGGTTGGATTTCAAAGACCTGGATTTTACTGATGTTAAGAAAAACTTATTGTTACAATGGGGTTTAGATGATGGAAGAGTGCAGTTTGGTCCTATGAACCGTGGGTTCTTCATCATCAAGTTATGGACTCAGGATGATAAGGAGAAGATTTTCCGAGAAGACAAAAACTGGTTGGTAGCACAACAAAGTTTAAAATTGCAGGAATGGTACCCTAGCTTTAATGCTGACAAACAAGTAACTTCTCATTCTACAGTCTGGGTGAAATTCCCAGGGTTACCTGTTGAATTATGGATGGAGAAGACGGTGTTATCTTTAGGTCAAACTCTTGGTACTCCAATTATTGTGGACAAGAGAACCCTAAATCATGAGTACGGATATTTTGCTTCTGTGCTCGTTGATATTGATTTTGCGGAATTGGATTCTGAAGGTATTCTCGTTACAGTCAATGGCATGGATTTTGGCAGCCTTTTGATATTCCAAAAAGACCTAAGTTTTGTACCCATTG from Papaver somniferum cultivar HN1 unplaced genomic scaffold, ASM357369v1 unplaced-scaffold_470, whole genome shotgun sequence encodes:
- the LOC113342809 gene encoding uncharacterized protein LOC113342809; protein product: MGELFDSNSTKVLSFADMVKGKKQLPTTSVDLNMLPKHIVKDGKPALVIPRVLFFEGCEIWKYSLIGRLDFKDLDFTDVKKNLLLQWGLDDGRVQFGPMNRGFFIIKLWTQDDKEKIFREDKNWLVAQQSLKLQEWYPSFNADKQVTSHSTVWVKFPGLPVELWMEKTVLSLGQTLGTPIIVDKRTLNHEYGYFASVLVDIDFAELDSE